A genomic segment from Bufo bufo chromosome 8, aBufBuf1.1, whole genome shotgun sequence encodes:
- the BICRA gene encoding BRD4-interacting chromatin-remodeling complex-associated protein isoform X3: protein MEPERRGSFDMDDEDGRCLLDVICDPQALNDFLHGSDKIDGDDLLDNTGDAANAFFVGTGLHVQETPGNHLTTEPNPPAGGVDLDFLPDDILGSPSGASAGLSNSDQPCDILQQSLQEANITEQTLEAEAELDLGSFQLPNLQPVVPAAPDGTPQIFSGGADLIGLQQPAVLTHQALVQQSVGQDVVNKAISVQPFIQQVGLSNVTLQPISNLPGLPNGSPGGALGIGQIQVVGQQVMAINQPAQQIIAKPVQSTQVANLPVGSYLAGSTQEQQQVALASSGVSPQNAGLVLQNKIPTVATTLNGSSMFASVSAAQCTQSLTVTSSLNSPVIIQRTPTPIQPKPAGVLQQKLFQISPKPFAPNNTTLTIQGDASLQQQPKAQQNLTFMAGKPGQNVVLSSFPQGLSANVFKQPPPQQQALGKHMSVQLLNQGSSIVIPAQHAQAMLQGQNQFLLPGASAVQQLSALQANMSGQILAASHPSGQAHIIASQGPGGQILNQALASQLNLGQVLTSQNAHGTAHILSGPIQLQAGQVGQPTLFQMPVSLANSLSTQSQPAVTTSLNQAGQTVIQGVTLPNQVAMFNTPEGLSQAVSIQQASTRSSQSPGIVQQGASLLSSTEQTSILTVQTTQQPSQGQAQLQLNVQQQPQPPQQAMPSPSLEPNPDKIILSQATPGNIISADSMQMFLQQIPAGQQKLPGASPSHTLPHPPSPQLQASATHHSQMQSPHQSRPPSRPPSRPHSRPPSQPQSIPRPASEPLSRSCTPQMQNLYVIQNQISSSPHGSSQHPLRPPSQPQVQTPFPPHQTMATDIPQTLSSPQQHVQLQVQLGTTQPDIRAGLPVSLQATPPTSESQTHTFPVQFQAQTPIKAQTPGQPIHLPPEQQRTFQMTPSQFHALALSGALPQQKQLLERFQQQMQQQGLMLSAQQQQQGGVQTSPAISSQFTGQTSSLLISSQGQPVSAQAPLHGHSPGQVLVQSTQVVHSDVTKMQGAGVPQAAQLSTLIQQQQASVLVKPSGTATAPGTQDSSAYPGTALKTPGGQGKSIGAVSVQTPGKTGVISSVPSISLGKSSLQIQVVGKGIQQIVPTGQVQTQPQFENKFGALKKLQTLQPSKEACFLEQLHKHQGSVLHPDYKSSFHSFEDTLHRLLPYHVYQGLLPSEPDLKKVDDEFETVSTQLLKRTQAMLNKYRLLLLDESRRVSPSAEMVMIDRMFIQEEKVALSTDRQFAKERPDEYVSSSSSSRSQNVVPSVSSISSPPCPAPALEILKPAAVQTSTPIHPTKLVIKHSGGGSPSVTWAKASPSLDTDDDALPSRSRPPIKTYEARSRIGLKLKIKQEAGLSKVIHNTALDPVHQNPPPPPQPPAPPTTPASTVIKTTVNPTPATTTTPTGQMNGTLDHSSPAEKKPLATYCRLPLRKTYRENVDAFVMGKPADTRSKAETPVPVAAQPVKQEDGSRSVITSHKTQGVSEIEKGKKEDSSRMVFFSRGDNKAIKTEEMTMSSTREVKDEDPGFYRRVIKTEPMENESDLSWEIPLPSAKRLKSEQFDVDNASFSSDSPQDDTLNEHLQSAIDSILNLQQPQSSGGSNTLLRSSVQSSYHHSSSSSPFSSPVHRTDSYLTPNHNGGLGARTLNR, encoded by the exons ttgaCATGGACGATGAAGATGGCCGATGTTTGCTAGATGTAATTTG TGACCCCCAAGCTCTGAATGACTTTTTACATGGATCAGATAAG ATTGATGGAGACGATTTGCTGGATAACACTGGAGATGCAGCAAATGCCTTCTTCGTGGGCACTGGG CTTCATGTTCAGGAAACTCCAGGGAACCATTTAACTACAGAACCAAACCCCCCAGCTGGTGGTGTAGATTTGGACTTTTTGCCCGATGACATCCTTGGGTCTCCATCAGGGGCGAGCGCCGGCCTCTCAAACTCTGACCAGCCATGCGACATCCTCCAGCAGAGCTTGCAGGAGGCCAACATTACAGAACAGACTCTTGAAGCCGAGGCAGAACTGGACTTGGGCTCTTTCCAGCTCCCTAATCTGCAACCAGTGGTGCCGGCTGCCCCGGATGGGACCCCTCAAATATTTTCTGGCGGTGCAGACCTTATTGGACTTCAGCAGCCGGCAGTGCTGACGCACCAAGCATTAGTGCAGCAGTCAGTGGGGCAGGATGTGGTCAACAAGGCAATCAGCGTACAACCGTTTATCCAACAAGTTGGACTCAGTAATGTTACATTACAGCCCATCTCCAACCTCCCAGGGTTGCCCAATGGCAGTCCTGGGGGGGCATTGGGGATTGGGCAAATACAAGTGGTGGGACAACAAGTGATGGCCATCAACCAGCCTGCACAACAGATCATTGCCAAGCCAGTGCAGTCAACACAGGTGGCCAATCTGCCGGTAGGTAGCTACCTAGCTGGCAGCACCCAAGAGCAGCAGCAGGTCGCGTTAGCGTCAAGTGGGGTGTCTCCACAGAACGCCGGATTGGTCCTACAGAACAAAATTCCCACTGTGGCCACCACACTGAATGGCAGCTCCATGTTTGCCAGTGTGTCGGCGGCTCAGTGCACTCAGTCGCTCACAGTGACTTCCAGTCTGAACAGCCCAGTTATTATACAACGGACTCCAACTCCAATACAACCCAAACCGGCTGGTGTACTCCAGCAAAAACTGTTCCAGATCTCGCCCAAACCGTTCGCTCCCAACAATACCACACTCACCATTCAGGGGGACGCATCACTGCAGCAACAGCCGAAAGCTCAGCAAAACCTGACATTCATGGCCGGGAAACCTGGTCAAAATGTCGTCCTTTCCAGCTTTCCCCAGGGCCTTTCTGCCAATGTCTTTAAACAGCCTCCTccacagcagcaggcactcggcaAACACATGAGTGTCCAGCTGCTAAACCAAGGCAGCAGTATTGTCATCCCGGCTCAGCATGCCCAGGCCATGCTGCAGGGACAGAACCAGTTCCTCTTGCCAGGAGCTTCAGCCGTCCAGCAGCTTTCTGCACTGCAGGCCAACATGAGTGGCCAGATCTTAGCTGCTTCCCACCCCAGTGGACAAGCCCACATCATCGCCAGCCAAGGTCCAGGAGGCCAAATTCTCAATCAGGCCCTTGCCAGCCAGCTGAACTTGGGGCAGGTCCTCACGTCTCAGAACGCGCATGGCACTGCTCACATACTGTCTGGCCCCATACAGCTGCAGGCGGGGCAAGTTGGCCAACCTACCTTGTTCCAGATGCCAGTCTCCCTGGCCAATAGCCTGAGCACCCAGAGTCAACCTGCAGTGACGACGTCCCTTAACCAAGCCGGGCAAACGGTTATCCAAGGAGTGACTTTGCCCAATCAGGTGGCCATGTTTAACACGCCTGAGGGCCTCAGTCAAGCAGTGAGCATCCAGCAGGCCTCGACGAGAAGCAGCCAGAGCCCGGGCATTGTGCAACAAGGAGCCAGCCTTCTGTCCAGCACGGAGCAGACCTCCATATTGACCGTCCAAACGACACAACAGCCATCACAAGGACAGGCCCAGCTCCAACTGAATGTACAGCAGCAGCCGCAGCCCCCTCAGCAGGCAATGCCAAGCCCCAGTCTTGAACCCAACCCCGACAAAATAATCCTTAGCCAAGCAACGCCAGGAAATATTATCAGTGCAGATTCCATGCAGATGTTCCTCCAGCAG ATTCCAGCTGGACAACAGAAGCTTCCCGGAGCCTCGCCTTCCCATACACTACCTCACCCCCCCAGCCCTCAGCTGCAGGCCTCTGCTACCCACCATTCACAAATGCAGTCCCCTCACCAGTCGCGCCCTCCTTCCCGGCCACCGTCACGCCCTCACTCTCGGCCTCCGTCTCAGCCTCAAAGCATCCCTCGTCCTGCTTCTGAGCCCCTTTCCCGCTCGTGTACTCCTCAGATGCAAAACCTTTATGTCATCCAGAACCAAATCTCCTCTTCTCCTCATGGTTCTTCCCAGCATCCCCTGCGTCCTCCTTCTCAGCCTCAGGTACAGACGCCTTTTCCACCTCATCAGACGATGGCCACCGACATCCCGCAAACCCTCTCGTCCCCTCAGCAGCATGTCCAGCTCCAAGTGCAGCTGGGCACCACCCAGCCTGACATTCGGGCAGGGCTCCCTGTGTCCTTGCAGGCCACCCCACCCACATCAGAATCCCAAACGCATACGTTCCCAGTGCAGTTCCAGGCGCAGACCCCTATTAAAGCCCAGACGCCGGGGCAGCCCATCCACTTGCCCCCCGAACAGCAGCGTACCTTTCAGATGACCCCCAGCCAGTTCCATGCTTTGGCGTTGTCCGGTGCCCTGCCCCAGCAGAAGCAGCTTTTGGAGAGATTTCAACAG CAGATGCAGCAGCAGGGCTTGATGTTGTCagcccagcagcagcagcaaggtgGGGTACAGACCTCGCCGGCGATTAGCTCGCAGTTCACCGGTCAGACGTCTTCGTTGCTGATCAGTAGTCAGGGGCAGCCGGTTTCAGCTCAAGCTCCCCTGCACGGCCACTCCCCGGGTCAGGTACTTGTCCAGTCCACCCAGGTGGTGCACAGTGATGTGACGAAGATGCAAGGCGCAGGCGTCCCCCAGGCTGCTCAGCTTTCAACACTAATTCAACAGCAGCAGGCGTCTGTTTTAGTGAAGCCTTCAG GCACTGCCACTGCTCCTGGGACCCAAGACTCCAGTGCTTACCCCGGCACAGCCTTGAAAACCCCTGGGGGGCAGGGGAAATCCATCGGTGCAGTTTCTGTGCAGACACCG GGTAAAACTGGTGTCATCAGCTCCGTGCCCAGCATCAGCCTAGGGAAGAGTTCACTGCAGATCCAAGTGGTTGGAAAGGGAATCCAGCAGATTGTGCCCACTGGCCAAGTCCAGACTCAGCCACAG TTTGAGAATAAATTTGGAGCCCTGAAGAAACTTCAAACACTACAGCCAAGCAAGGAAGCCTG CTTCCTGGAGCAGTTGCACAAGCACCAGGGCTCCGTTCTTCACCCGGATTACAAGTCCTCCTTTCACTCGTTTGAGGACACCCTGCACAGGCTTCTTCCTTACCACGTGTACCAGGGTCTGCTGCCCAGCGAACCCGATTTAAAGAAGG TGGACGATGAGTTTGAAACCGTATCCACTCAGCTTCTGAAGCGCACACAGGCCATGCTGAACAAGTATCGCTTGCTCCTTTTAGATGAGTCCAGG AGAGTGAGTCCTTCCGCAGAAATGGTAATGATTGACAGAATGTTTATCCAAGAGGAGAAAGTGGCGTTGTCCACAGACCGGCAGTTTGCAAAGGAAAGACCAG ATGAATAtgtatcctcttcctcctcgtcaCGGTCTCAAAATGTAGTCCCCTCTGTGTCCTCAATCTCTTCTCCCCCTTGTCCTGCCCCAGCTCTGGAGATCCTGAAACCGGCGGCAGTGCAAACCTCCACACCAATACACCCTACCAAATTAGTGATCAAGCACAGTGGTGGGGGATCCCCCTCCGTGACTTGGGCCAAAGCCTCCCCCTCTCTCGATACAGATGATGATGCACTCCCTTCCCGCAGCAGACCTCCAATCAAGACTTACGAGGCTCGTAGTCGCATTGGGCTAAAACTGAAGATCAAGCAAGAGGCTGGGTTAAGCAAAGTTATCCACAATACAGCTTTGGATCCTGTTCACCAAAATCCTCCCCCGCCTCCACAGCCGCCAGCCCCTCCGACAACTCCTGCCAGCACTGTCATCAAGACTACGGTTAACCCAACGCCAGCCACTACCACCACACCCACAGGACAGATGAATGGCACCCTAGACCACTCGTCGCCTGCTGAAAAGAAACCTCTGGCAACGTACTGTCGGCTGCCTCTCCGCAAAACGTATCGAGAGAACGTCGATGCCTTTGTGATGGGTAAGCCTGCAGATACCAGGTCAAAGGCAGAAACTCCGGTGCCCGTTGCAGCCCAGCCTGTGAAGCAGGAGGATGGCTCTCGGAGCGTAATTACGTCCCACAAGACGCAAGGGGTCTCTGAGATCGAGAAGGGGAAGAAAGAGGACAGCTCTAGGATGGTGTTCTTCAGCAGGGGGGACAACAAGGCCATTAAGACCGAGGAGATGACCATGAGCTCAACGAGAGAAGTCAAAGATGAAGATCCTGGCTTCTACAGGCGGGTAATCAAGACTGAGCCAATGGAAAACGAGAGCGACTTGAGCTGGGAGATTCCACTCCCTTCTGCCAAAAGGCTGAAGTCAGAGCAATTTGATGTGGATAACGCCAGCTTTTCCAGTGACAGCCCCCAGGATGACACTCTGAACGAGCACCTTCAGAGCGCCATCGACAGCATCCTCAATCTTCAGCAGCCCCAGAGCAGTGGAGGCTCCAACACCCTCCTGCGCTCCTCAGTCCAGTCCTCCTACCatcactcctcttcctcctctccctTTTCCTCTCCAGTCCACCGCACAGACTCATACCTCACCCCTAACCACAATGGAGGCCTGGGGGCCAGGACGTTAAACAGATAA
- the BICRA gene encoding BRD4-interacting chromatin-remodeling complex-associated protein isoform X2 — protein MEPERRGSFDMDDEDGRCLLDVICDPQALNDFLHGSDKIDGDDLLDNTGDAANAFFVGTGLHVQETPGNHLTTEPNPPAGGVDLDFLPDDILGSPSGASAGLSNSDQPCDILQQSLQEANITEQTLEAEAELDLGSFQLPNLQPVVPAAPDGTPQIFSGGADLIGLQQPAVLTHQALVQQSVGQDVVNKAISVQPFIQQVGLSNVTLQPISNLPGLPNGSPGGALGIGQIQVVGQQVMAINQPAQQIIAKPVQSTQVANLPVGSYLAGSTQEQQQVALASSGVSPQNAGLVLQNKIPTVATTLNGSSMFASVSAAQCTQSLTVTSSLNSPVIIQRTPTPIQPKPAGVLQQKLFQISPKPFAPNNTTLTIQGDASLQQQPKAQQNLTFMAGKPGQNVVLSSFPQGLSANVFKQPPPQQQALGKHMSVQLLNQGSSIVIPAQHAQAMLQGQNQFLLPGASAVQQLSALQANMSGQILAASHPSGQAHIIASQGPGGQILNQALASQLNLGQVLTSQNAHGTAHILSGPIQLQAGQVGQPTLFQMPVSLANSLSTQSQPAVTTSLNQAGQTVIQGVTLPNQVAMFNTPEGLSQAVSIQQASTRSSQSPGIVQQGASLLSSTEQTSILTVQTTQQPSQGQAQLQLNVQQQPQPPQQAMPSPSLEPNPDKIILSQATPGNIISADSMQMFLQQKEQQQQQYYEVTLKPQQESSLVQTSAAPQIFMPIYSIAASGSTFSISTSSSSSVPASVIVSSSSGSTAQPNRDLAQNHATTPESKGHLPHFPTSQSQQAMSCQIPAGQQKLPGASPSHTLPHPPSPQLQASATHHSQMQSPHQSRPPSRPPSRPHSRPPSQPQSIPRPASEPLSRSCTPQMQNLYVIQNQISSSPHGSSQHPLRPPSQPQVQTPFPPHQTMATDIPQTLSSPQQHVQLQVQLGTTQPDIRAGLPVSLQATPPTSESQTHTFPVQFQAQTPIKAQTPGQPIHLPPEQQRTFQMTPSQFHALALSGALPQQKQLLERFQQMQQQGLMLSAQQQQQGGVQTSPAISSQFTGQTSSLLISSQGQPVSAQAPLHGHSPGQVLVQSTQVVHSDVTKMQGAGVPQAAQLSTLIQQQQASVLVKPSGTATAPGTQDSSAYPGTALKTPGGQGKSIGAVSVQTPGKTGVISSVPSISLGKSSLQIQVVGKGIQQIVPTGQVQTQPQFENKFGALKKLQTLQPSKEACFLEQLHKHQGSVLHPDYKSSFHSFEDTLHRLLPYHVYQGLLPSEPDLKKVDDEFETVSTQLLKRTQAMLNKYRLLLLDESRRVSPSAEMVMIDRMFIQEEKVALSTDRQFAKERPDEYVSSSSSSRSQNVVPSVSSISSPPCPAPALEILKPAAVQTSTPIHPTKLVIKHSGGGSPSVTWAKASPSLDTDDDALPSRSRPPIKTYEARSRIGLKLKIKQEAGLSKVIHNTALDPVHQNPPPPPQPPAPPTTPASTVIKTTVNPTPATTTTPTGQMNGTLDHSSPAEKKPLATYCRLPLRKTYRENVDAFVMGKPADTRSKAETPVPVAAQPVKQEDGSRSVITSHKTQGVSEIEKGKKEDSSRMVFFSRGDNKAIKTEEMTMSSTREVKDEDPGFYRRVIKTEPMENESDLSWEIPLPSAKRLKSEQFDVDNASFSSDSPQDDTLNEHLQSAIDSILNLQQPQSSGGSNTLLRSSVQSSYHHSSSSSPFSSPVHRTDSYLTPNHNGGLGARTLNR, from the exons ttgaCATGGACGATGAAGATGGCCGATGTTTGCTAGATGTAATTTG TGACCCCCAAGCTCTGAATGACTTTTTACATGGATCAGATAAG ATTGATGGAGACGATTTGCTGGATAACACTGGAGATGCAGCAAATGCCTTCTTCGTGGGCACTGGG CTTCATGTTCAGGAAACTCCAGGGAACCATTTAACTACAGAACCAAACCCCCCAGCTGGTGGTGTAGATTTGGACTTTTTGCCCGATGACATCCTTGGGTCTCCATCAGGGGCGAGCGCCGGCCTCTCAAACTCTGACCAGCCATGCGACATCCTCCAGCAGAGCTTGCAGGAGGCCAACATTACAGAACAGACTCTTGAAGCCGAGGCAGAACTGGACTTGGGCTCTTTCCAGCTCCCTAATCTGCAACCAGTGGTGCCGGCTGCCCCGGATGGGACCCCTCAAATATTTTCTGGCGGTGCAGACCTTATTGGACTTCAGCAGCCGGCAGTGCTGACGCACCAAGCATTAGTGCAGCAGTCAGTGGGGCAGGATGTGGTCAACAAGGCAATCAGCGTACAACCGTTTATCCAACAAGTTGGACTCAGTAATGTTACATTACAGCCCATCTCCAACCTCCCAGGGTTGCCCAATGGCAGTCCTGGGGGGGCATTGGGGATTGGGCAAATACAAGTGGTGGGACAACAAGTGATGGCCATCAACCAGCCTGCACAACAGATCATTGCCAAGCCAGTGCAGTCAACACAGGTGGCCAATCTGCCGGTAGGTAGCTACCTAGCTGGCAGCACCCAAGAGCAGCAGCAGGTCGCGTTAGCGTCAAGTGGGGTGTCTCCACAGAACGCCGGATTGGTCCTACAGAACAAAATTCCCACTGTGGCCACCACACTGAATGGCAGCTCCATGTTTGCCAGTGTGTCGGCGGCTCAGTGCACTCAGTCGCTCACAGTGACTTCCAGTCTGAACAGCCCAGTTATTATACAACGGACTCCAACTCCAATACAACCCAAACCGGCTGGTGTACTCCAGCAAAAACTGTTCCAGATCTCGCCCAAACCGTTCGCTCCCAACAATACCACACTCACCATTCAGGGGGACGCATCACTGCAGCAACAGCCGAAAGCTCAGCAAAACCTGACATTCATGGCCGGGAAACCTGGTCAAAATGTCGTCCTTTCCAGCTTTCCCCAGGGCCTTTCTGCCAATGTCTTTAAACAGCCTCCTccacagcagcaggcactcggcaAACACATGAGTGTCCAGCTGCTAAACCAAGGCAGCAGTATTGTCATCCCGGCTCAGCATGCCCAGGCCATGCTGCAGGGACAGAACCAGTTCCTCTTGCCAGGAGCTTCAGCCGTCCAGCAGCTTTCTGCACTGCAGGCCAACATGAGTGGCCAGATCTTAGCTGCTTCCCACCCCAGTGGACAAGCCCACATCATCGCCAGCCAAGGTCCAGGAGGCCAAATTCTCAATCAGGCCCTTGCCAGCCAGCTGAACTTGGGGCAGGTCCTCACGTCTCAGAACGCGCATGGCACTGCTCACATACTGTCTGGCCCCATACAGCTGCAGGCGGGGCAAGTTGGCCAACCTACCTTGTTCCAGATGCCAGTCTCCCTGGCCAATAGCCTGAGCACCCAGAGTCAACCTGCAGTGACGACGTCCCTTAACCAAGCCGGGCAAACGGTTATCCAAGGAGTGACTTTGCCCAATCAGGTGGCCATGTTTAACACGCCTGAGGGCCTCAGTCAAGCAGTGAGCATCCAGCAGGCCTCGACGAGAAGCAGCCAGAGCCCGGGCATTGTGCAACAAGGAGCCAGCCTTCTGTCCAGCACGGAGCAGACCTCCATATTGACCGTCCAAACGACACAACAGCCATCACAAGGACAGGCCCAGCTCCAACTGAATGTACAGCAGCAGCCGCAGCCCCCTCAGCAGGCAATGCCAAGCCCCAGTCTTGAACCCAACCCCGACAAAATAATCCTTAGCCAAGCAACGCCAGGAAATATTATCAGTGCAGATTCCATGCAGATGTTCCTCCAGCAG aaggagcagcaacagcagcaatattATGAAGTGACGTTGAAACCACAGCAGGAGAGCAGCCTGGTGCAAACCTCTGCAGCCCCACAGATCTTTATGCCAATCTACAGCATAGCCGCCTCTGGCAGCACTTTCAGCATCAGTACCTCCAGCAGCAGTAGCGTACCCGCCTCCGTCATAGTGAGCAGCAGTTCCGGCTCCACAGCCCAACCCAACCGTGATTTGGCCCAGAACCATGCCACAACACCGGAatccaaaggacacttacctcATTTCCCTACCAGCCAGTCTCAGCAGGCTATGTCCTGCCAG ATTCCAGCTGGACAACAGAAGCTTCCCGGAGCCTCGCCTTCCCATACACTACCTCACCCCCCCAGCCCTCAGCTGCAGGCCTCTGCTACCCACCATTCACAAATGCAGTCCCCTCACCAGTCGCGCCCTCCTTCCCGGCCACCGTCACGCCCTCACTCTCGGCCTCCGTCTCAGCCTCAAAGCATCCCTCGTCCTGCTTCTGAGCCCCTTTCCCGCTCGTGTACTCCTCAGATGCAAAACCTTTATGTCATCCAGAACCAAATCTCCTCTTCTCCTCATGGTTCTTCCCAGCATCCCCTGCGTCCTCCTTCTCAGCCTCAGGTACAGACGCCTTTTCCACCTCATCAGACGATGGCCACCGACATCCCGCAAACCCTCTCGTCCCCTCAGCAGCATGTCCAGCTCCAAGTGCAGCTGGGCACCACCCAGCCTGACATTCGGGCAGGGCTCCCTGTGTCCTTGCAGGCCACCCCACCCACATCAGAATCCCAAACGCATACGTTCCCAGTGCAGTTCCAGGCGCAGACCCCTATTAAAGCCCAGACGCCGGGGCAGCCCATCCACTTGCCCCCCGAACAGCAGCGTACCTTTCAGATGACCCCCAGCCAGTTCCATGCTTTGGCGTTGTCCGGTGCCCTGCCCCAGCAGAAGCAGCTTTTGGAGAGATTTCAACAG ATGCAGCAGCAGGGCTTGATGTTGTCagcccagcagcagcagcaaggtgGGGTACAGACCTCGCCGGCGATTAGCTCGCAGTTCACCGGTCAGACGTCTTCGTTGCTGATCAGTAGTCAGGGGCAGCCGGTTTCAGCTCAAGCTCCCCTGCACGGCCACTCCCCGGGTCAGGTACTTGTCCAGTCCACCCAGGTGGTGCACAGTGATGTGACGAAGATGCAAGGCGCAGGCGTCCCCCAGGCTGCTCAGCTTTCAACACTAATTCAACAGCAGCAGGCGTCTGTTTTAGTGAAGCCTTCAG GCACTGCCACTGCTCCTGGGACCCAAGACTCCAGTGCTTACCCCGGCACAGCCTTGAAAACCCCTGGGGGGCAGGGGAAATCCATCGGTGCAGTTTCTGTGCAGACACCG GGTAAAACTGGTGTCATCAGCTCCGTGCCCAGCATCAGCCTAGGGAAGAGTTCACTGCAGATCCAAGTGGTTGGAAAGGGAATCCAGCAGATTGTGCCCACTGGCCAAGTCCAGACTCAGCCACAG TTTGAGAATAAATTTGGAGCCCTGAAGAAACTTCAAACACTACAGCCAAGCAAGGAAGCCTG CTTCCTGGAGCAGTTGCACAAGCACCAGGGCTCCGTTCTTCACCCGGATTACAAGTCCTCCTTTCACTCGTTTGAGGACACCCTGCACAGGCTTCTTCCTTACCACGTGTACCAGGGTCTGCTGCCCAGCGAACCCGATTTAAAGAAGG TGGACGATGAGTTTGAAACCGTATCCACTCAGCTTCTGAAGCGCACACAGGCCATGCTGAACAAGTATCGCTTGCTCCTTTTAGATGAGTCCAGG AGAGTGAGTCCTTCCGCAGAAATGGTAATGATTGACAGAATGTTTATCCAAGAGGAGAAAGTGGCGTTGTCCACAGACCGGCAGTTTGCAAAGGAAAGACCAG ATGAATAtgtatcctcttcctcctcgtcaCGGTCTCAAAATGTAGTCCCCTCTGTGTCCTCAATCTCTTCTCCCCCTTGTCCTGCCCCAGCTCTGGAGATCCTGAAACCGGCGGCAGTGCAAACCTCCACACCAATACACCCTACCAAATTAGTGATCAAGCACAGTGGTGGGGGATCCCCCTCCGTGACTTGGGCCAAAGCCTCCCCCTCTCTCGATACAGATGATGATGCACTCCCTTCCCGCAGCAGACCTCCAATCAAGACTTACGAGGCTCGTAGTCGCATTGGGCTAAAACTGAAGATCAAGCAAGAGGCTGGGTTAAGCAAAGTTATCCACAATACAGCTTTGGATCCTGTTCACCAAAATCCTCCCCCGCCTCCACAGCCGCCAGCCCCTCCGACAACTCCTGCCAGCACTGTCATCAAGACTACGGTTAACCCAACGCCAGCCACTACCACCACACCCACAGGACAGATGAATGGCACCCTAGACCACTCGTCGCCTGCTGAAAAGAAACCTCTGGCAACGTACTGTCGGCTGCCTCTCCGCAAAACGTATCGAGAGAACGTCGATGCCTTTGTGATGGGTAAGCCTGCAGATACCAGGTCAAAGGCAGAAACTCCGGTGCCCGTTGCAGCCCAGCCTGTGAAGCAGGAGGATGGCTCTCGGAGCGTAATTACGTCCCACAAGACGCAAGGGGTCTCTGAGATCGAGAAGGGGAAGAAAGAGGACAGCTCTAGGATGGTGTTCTTCAGCAGGGGGGACAACAAGGCCATTAAGACCGAGGAGATGACCATGAGCTCAACGAGAGAAGTCAAAGATGAAGATCCTGGCTTCTACAGGCGGGTAATCAAGACTGAGCCAATGGAAAACGAGAGCGACTTGAGCTGGGAGATTCCACTCCCTTCTGCCAAAAGGCTGAAGTCAGAGCAATTTGATGTGGATAACGCCAGCTTTTCCAGTGACAGCCCCCAGGATGACACTCTGAACGAGCACCTTCAGAGCGCCATCGACAGCATCCTCAATCTTCAGCAGCCCCAGAGCAGTGGAGGCTCCAACACCCTCCTGCGCTCCTCAGTCCAGTCCTCCTACCatcactcctcttcctcctctccctTTTCCTCTCCAGTCCACCGCACAGACTCATACCTCACCCCTAACCACAATGGAGGCCTGGGGGCCAGGACGTTAAACAGATAA